The Cryptococcus decagattii chromosome 1, complete sequence genome includes a region encoding these proteins:
- a CDS encoding glutamine-fructose-6-phosphate transaminase (isomerizing), with product MCGIFAYCSFLCERNRKYVCDVLCNGLARLEYRGYDSAGIGIDGDSKGSPMILFKEVGKVAALRKHISEGIPCPLPDQAPLNDKVDMSKLFLSQTSMAHTRWATHGVPSPGNCHPHVSDVQTEFSLVHNGIITNYKELKLVLLKRGYTFHSDTDTEVVAVLCKYVWDSQPNKRLNFTELIKTVVKELEGSFAFVFKSTHFPDEIVAARRGSPLLIGVKTDRKLKVDFVDVELPTAEERVNDVDASGLLAVPAAVAEGPGPKLRRSQSRAFLSEDGMPQPIEFFVASDASAVIEHTKRVLYLEDDDIAHIAEGELHIHRLRRDDTISSVRAIEHLEIELAAIMKGQYDHFMQKEIYEQPESVVNTMRGRVNFDTRSIMLGGLKAYLPVIRRGRRLIFVACGTSYHSCIAVRPVFEELTDIPVAVELASDFLDRRTPVFRDDVAIFVSQSGETADTILAMRYCLERGALCLGVVNAVGSTLSRETHSGVHINAGPEIGVASTKAYTSQYVALVMIAVQLSDDSITKTARRQQIIDGLHDIPAQIRKVLAMDKVLQQMAKDMLSKEKSLLIMGRGYQYATCLEGALKIKEVSYMHSEGILAGELKHGPLALVDEYLPVIFIMTRDSLYPKVQSALAQVTARKGRPIIICNEDDDTVSDNAKVIRVPQTVDCLQGLINVIPLQLLSYHLAVMNGVDVDFPRNLAKSVTTE from the exons ATGTGTG GAATTTTCGCTTATTGCTCTTTCCTTTGCGAAAGGAACCGCAAATATGTTTGTGATGTTCTTTGCAACGGTCTCGCGAGGCTTGAGTATCGTGGTTACGACAGTGCCG GTATTGGGATTGATGGCGACAGCAAGGGTTCTCCTATGATTCTCTTCAAGGAAGTCGGTAAAGTTGCTGCCTTAAGGAAACACATCAGCGAAGGCATCCCCTGCCCCTTGCCTGATCAAGCGCCTTTGAATGACAAGGTTGATATGTCCAAGCTTTTCCTCAGCCAGACCTCGATGGCACATACCCGTTGGGCTACTCACGGTGTCCCTAGCCCTGGTAATTGTCACCCTCACGTCAGCGACGTGCAAACCGAGTTCAGCTTGGTTCATAATGGTATCATTACCAATTATAAGGAGCTCAAGCTTGTCCTTCTCAAACGTGGCTATACTTTCCACAGCGACACCGACACTGAAGTCGTTGCTGTACTTTGCAAATATGTTTGGGATAGTCAGCCCAACAAGCGACTCAACTTCACTGAACTTATCAAGACTGTCGTGAAGGAGCTT GAAGGATCCTTTGCATTCGTGTTCAAGTCTACCCATTTCCCCGATGAGATTGTTGCTGCGCGACGTGGTTCTCCTCTTTTGATCGGTGTTAAGACAGACAGGAAGCTTAAGGTTGATTTTGTCGATGTTGAGTTGCCCACTGCTGAGGAACGAG TGAATGACGTGGATGCCAGCGGTCTCCTTGCTGTACCGGCTGCTGTTGCCGAGGGACCTGGTCCCAAACTCCGCCGATCCCAATCTCGTGCATTCCTCTCTGAAGATGGTATGCCCCAACCCATTGAATTTTTCGTGGCGTCCGATGCTAGTGCTGTCATTGAGCACACTAAGCGTGTATTGTAtcttgaagatgacgacATCGCCCACATCGCTGAAGGCGAGCTTCACATCCACCGCCTCCGTCGCGACGATACCATTTCTTCTGTACGTGCTATCGAGCATCTTGAGATCGAACTTGCGGCGATTATGAAGGGTCAATATGATCACTTCATGCAGAAGGAGATTTACGAACAGCCCGAGTCAGTTGTCAACACCATGCGTGGGCGAGTCAACTTTGACACTCGTTCCATTATGCTTGGTGGCCTTAAAGCATACTTGCCTGTTATCCGACGAGGCAGAAGATTGATCTTTGTCGCCTGTGGTACTAGCTACCACTCTTGTATCGCTGTTCGACCGGTCTTTGAGGAGCTGACCGATATCCCTGTCGCTGTCGAACTTGCGTCTGACTTCCTCGACCGCAGGACTCCTGTATTCCGAGACGATGTCGCCATCTTTGTATCTCAATCAGGTGAAACTGCCGACACCATTCTCGCTATGAGATATTGTCTCGAACGTGGTGCCCTTTGTCTTGGTGTTGTTAACGCTGTGGGCTCTACCCTCTCTCGCGAAACGCATTCTGGTGTTCACATCAACGCTGGTCCCGAAATTGGTGTGGCTTCCACCAAAGCAtacacctcccaatatgTCGCACTTGTCATGATTGCTGTGCAATTGTCAGATGACTCGATCACCAAAACTGCAAGGAGACAGCAGATCATCGATGGATTACACGACATCCCTGCTCAGATTCGAAAGGTTTTGGCCATGGACAAAGTGCTGCAACAAATGGCGAAGGATATGTTGTCCAAAGAGAAGAGTTTACTGATCATGGGCCGTGGCTATCAAT ACGCTACGTGCTTGGAGGGTGCGCTCAAGATCAAAGAGGTCTCTTATATGCATTCCGAAGGC ATTCTGGCCGGTGAACTCAAGCATGGGCCGCTTGCTTTAGTTGATGAGTACCTTCCTGTGATTTTCATCATGACCCGAGACTCCTTGTACCCCAAGGTGCAGTCTGCGCTTGCCCAAGTTACTGCTCGAAAAGGTCGACCCA TCATCATCTGCAACGAGGACGATGACACTGTCAGCGACAATGCTAAGGTCATCCGGGTTCCTCAGACCGTCGATTGTCTCCAAGGCTTGATCAATGTCATTCCTCTCCAGCTTTTATCTTACC ACCTTGCCGTGATGAACGGCGTCGATGTGGACTTCCCCCGAAACCTCGCGAAGTCGGTGACTACTGAGTAA
- a CDS encoding branchpoint-bridging protein gives MWRPAAKTTGTNDVPLANKRRFGLPEDGPPTYSPSYAPRPADDIQYFNGRQERERDGRDDRERPRDDYDRRRDDYPRDDRDRRYEDYSRDGHSDRRDERSRWDDGDRREAPRGRERSRDRGDSNEDGPRKRRSRWGDASAKVNVPGMPVAVMGNVSQTELDNYAIHVRLEEINRKLRTGDVVPPEGQRSPSPTPQYDAYGRRTNTRELRYRKKLEDERTRLIDRAVKSDPNFRPPVDFQHKRGSRPQDKVYIPVKEFPEINFFGLLVGPRGNSLKKMERESGAKISIRGKGSVKEGKGRPGNFPHDEEDELHCLITADDESKVKACVALINKVIETAASTPEGENDHKRNQLRELASLNGTLRDDENQLCQNCGEKGHRRWECPQQRVYSANVICRICGGAGHMARDCRGRGDPNLTQNKQTAFDSEYTALMAELGEGGGSTPGAAPTAAIGAPGAIPPQSRVPPWRLPENWQSNAGGFRAPPGFQAQGYQQAAPGAAAYGGQQAYPGYAGYQTGAVGGYGSPAAGGADAYAAYYASMGQQAPAAAV, from the exons ATGTGGAGACCAGCTGCAAAGACAACCGGCACGAACGAC GTCCCTCTCGCAAACAAGCGACGCTTCGGTCTCCCCGAAGATGGTCCTCCCACCTACTCTCCTTCCTATGCACCTCGTCCTGCTGACGATATTCAGTACTTTAATGGCCGACAAGAGCGCGAGCGTGATGGCCGGGACGACAGAGAGAGGCCAAGGGATGATTACGACAGGAGGCGGGATGATTACCCGCGAGACGATAGGGACAGAAGATATGAAGACTACTCCAGGGATGGACACAGTGACAGACGAGACGAGAGGTCGAGATGGGATGACGGAGACAGGAGAGAGGCTCCCAGAGGCCGTGAGCGCTCTAGGGATCGTGGAGACTCGAATGAGG ATGGCCCGCGGAAGCGTCGATCTCGATGGGGCGACGCTTCAGCCAAAGTCAATGTTCCCGGAATGCCTGTCGCCGTCATGGGCAATGTTTCTCAGACAGAACTTGACAACTATGCTATTCACGTCCGTCTCGAGGAGATCAATCGTAAACTGAGAACTGGTGATGTCGTTCCACCGGAGGGTCAGCGTTCTCCATCCCCTACTCCCCAATACGATGCCTACGGACGCAGGACCAACACGAGAGAGTTGAGATACCGCAAAAAGCTGGAAGATGAGCGTACGAGATTAATTGATCGCGCGGTCAAGTCAGACCCCAATTTCCGACCTCCTGTGGACTTTCAGCATAAGCGAGGTTCACGACCTCAAGACAAAGTTTATATTCCTGTCAAAGAATTCCCGGAAATTAACTTCTTCGGCTTGCTCGTTGGTCCTCGTGGTAATTCTCTTaaaaaaatggaaagggaaagtGGGGCCAAAATCAGCATCCGAGGTAAGGGAAGTGTCAAGGAGGGTAAGGGAAGGCCCGGTAACTTCCCTcatgatgaggaggatgaactGCATTGTTTGATCACCGCCGACGATGAAAGCAAGGTCAAGGCTTGTGTCGCCCTGATCAACAAAGTTATAGAAACT GCTGCGTCCACTCCTGAAGGCGAAAATGACCATAAACGAAACCAGCTTCGAGAACTGGCCTCGCTTAACGGTACTCTTCGAGACGACGAGAACCAGCTTTGTCAAAACTGTGGCGAAAAAGGTCATAGGCGTTGGGAATGTCCACAACAGAGAGTGTATAGCGCCAATGTCATCTGTCGTATTTGTGGTGGAG CTGGTCATATGGCACGAGATTGCCGTGGTCGTGGTGATCCAAACCTTACTCAGAATAAACAAACCGCGTTCGATTCAGAATACACTGCACTTATGGCAGAGCTCGGCGAAGGCGGCGGATCGACTCCAGGCGCTGCTCCTACTGCCGCCATTGGCGCTCCTGGTGCTATTCCACCCCAAAGCAGGGTGCCCCCTTGGAGACTTCCGGAAAATTGGCAGTCCA ACGCTGGTGGTTTCCGTGCACCCCCCGGTTTCCAAGCCCAGGGCTACCAACAAGCCGCTCCAGGTGCTGCTGCTTACGGCGGCCAACAAGCTTACCCAGGTTACGCCGGTTACCAGACTGGCGCCGTGGGTGGATATGGAAGTCCGGCCGCCGGCGGTGCTGACGCCTATGCTGC TTACTATGCCTCCATGGGACAGCAAGCTCCTGCCGCTGCTGTTTAA
- a CDS encoding pre-mRNA-splicing factor SLU7: MLSTSSKFPQSHTQLTPSASLQGGKVSREEYRRQKDLEAARKAGTAPAALDEQGNAINPHIPEYITKAPWYADTGRPSLAHQRINEQGPHLKLDEWYDRGAKAGPAAKKYRKGACENCGAMTHKRKDCVERPRKRGAKFTNKDIAPDELVQQFEGDYDAKRDRWNGYDPASYKHVVEEYEATEEMRKKYREEEIDQQTSTDMAAVKKLAKKDKESKVEDDDDFGSSDEDEDDEDKYADAADQVGQKLDTKTRITVRNLRIREDTAKYLINLDETSAYYDPKTRSMRDAPVKNMNPEDMKFAGDNFQRYSGDATNMQKLQLFAWQSAQKGSNINVSANPTAGELLHREFQQKKEVLKDTNKTSILAKYGGEEHLQRMPKELLSGQTENYVEYSRSGQVIKGRERAKARSKYDEDVYIHNHTAVWGSYYDLSTSQWGFACCHSVLPGSYCTGEAGKSANASSSASALLASSSERAQIEEAAEKERKTLAERHLEDLASGQAKKGKERGRDLPEYGKRPEEGEELDLDEERLKRALKEEKKRKKMGEDEAWQQTKKGKTDVTQEELEAYRLSRQAYDDPMANYQDPEDQ, from the exons ATGCTAAGCACAAGCAGTAAGTTCCCCCAGTCGCATACTCAGCTTACACCGTCAGCATCTCTCCAGGGCGGGAAAGTCTCTCGTGAGGAATATCGCAGACAGAAAGACCTAGAGGCAGCCCGTAAAGCCGGTACCGCTCCAGCAGCCTTGGACGAGCAGGGTAATGCCATCAACCCTCATATCCCTGAGTACATCACCAAAGCCCCATGGTACGCGGACACTGGTCGTCCTTCTCTGGCCCATCAACGTATCAACGAGCAGGGGCCCCATCTCAAACTCGACGAATGGTATGACCGAGGCGCCAAAGCTGGGCCGGCGGCGAAGAAGTACAGGAAGGGCGCTTGCGAAAACTGTGGGGCAATGACACACAAAAGGAAAGACTGTGTGGAGAGaccaaggaagaggggtgCAAAGTTTACCAACAAGGACATCGCCCCGGATGAGCTTGTTCAGCAGTTTGAGGGTGATTACGATGCCAAGCGTGACAGGTGGAATGGATATGATCCTGCATCTTACAAACACGTCGTGGAGGAATATGAGGCGACCGAGGAAATGCGGAAGAAGtacagagaagaagaaatagATCAGCAGACGTCTACCGATATGGCTGCTGTGAAAAAGCTTGCCaaaaaggacaaggagagtaaagtggaagatgatgatgacttTGGGTCGAgtgacgaggatgaagatgatgaagacaaGTATGCCGATGCGGCCGATCAGGTCGGTCAGAAATTAGACACCAAAACCAGGATCACTGTGCGAAACCTGCGTATTCGAGAGGATACTGCGAAATATCTCATCAATTTAGATGAGACTTCGGCATATTATGACCCCAAGACGAGATCAATGCGAGATGCCCCTGTTAAGAATATGAATCCTGAAGAC ATGAAATTCGCTGGCGACAACTTCCAGCGGTACTCGGGCGACGCGACCAACATGCAGAAGCTTCAGTTGTTTGCCTGGCAATCTGCTCAGAAGGGTAGCAACATCAATGTCTCAGCTAACCCTACCGCGGGTGAATTGTTACATCGCGAGTTCCAACAGAAAAAGGAGGTTCTCAAGGATACGAACAAGACATCGATATTGGCCAAGTATGGCGGCGAAGAACATTTGCAAAGAATGCCAAAGGAGCTATTGAGTGGTCAGACTGAAAATT ACGTGGAATATTCTCGGTCGGGACAAGTCATCAAAGGGCGGGAACGCGCCAAGGCTCGATCAAAgtatgatgaagatg TCTATATACATAATCATACCGCCGTCTGGGGCTCTTATTACGATCTTTCTACTTCGCAGTGGGGTTTCGCCTGTTGCCACTCCGTTCTTCCTGGATCGTACTGTACTGGCGAAGCCGGCAAATCGGCAAAcgcttcctcttctgcttccGCACTGCTGGCATCGTCTAGTGAACGCGCTCagattgaagaagctgcCGAAAAGGAGCGCAAGACTCTTGCCGAACGGCATCTCGAGGATCTTGCGTCTGGCCAGGCCAAGAAAGGCAAGGAGAGGGGACGGGACTTGCCGGAATATGGTAAACGTCctgaggaaggagaggagcTCGATTTAGATGAGGAAAGGCTCAAGAGGGCACTcaaggaggagaaaaagagaaagaagatgggcGAAGACGAGGCCTGGCAGCAGACGAAAAAGGGGAAAACAGATGTCACCCAGGAAGAACTCG AGGCATATCGATTATCAAGGCAGGCTTACGATGATCCCATGGCAAATTACCAGGACCCCGAAGACCAGTAA
- a CDS encoding glycerol kinase, which yields MSRPIDLSMSSVKNPSPLAPGGTGGFTPVFEASPANSPAGSRRPSISQPSARRPSEVSVSRRPSVNHQYSSYVSQYPQQGGQSLSRRSSMASGPRPIRRGEYSGPATPSVLSRAGSPTLPLGNEFTQAPRSYFEGASSYTPLGGTRELRNGQFIGSLDCGTTSTRFIIFDKRAKIIAEHQTEFEQILPHAGWHEHDPDSLIEAMNECITKAVEKLEWMGWSRNSVKGIGITNQRETTVCWSRSTGKPLCNAIVWDDARTISVVREMEKKLDEEGLEIDDDEADEINQNSEIVPDEVDMGTGTQEAAFGEKGDVVDGDASITDKIGKAMEGLGLSGRGKDGKAKKRRKGKEGLVDVTGIPLSTYFSAIKLRWMLDHMKAVRIAHEADDLMFGTVDTWLVYNLTGARNGGLHIMDVTNASRTLLISLKTLQWHPPLLRFFGLRASILPKIVSSAEVYGNISDSLGLPLSGVPIAGIVGDQQAALVGNKCLKKGQAKCTYGTGAFVLFNTGEDIVRSNYGLISTVAFQAGPNCKPIYALEGSIAVAGSAIKWLRDQMTLIEESAEMDILAGSVSDTGGVYFVTAFSGLLAPYWDREAAGTIIGLTGYTTSAHIARATLEAVCFQTRAVLDVIEKESGSRLDTLKVDGGVTNSDLAMQLQANIGGFNVARPSMRESTALGSALLAAHALGLFGWDLNRPETLSEVNTAGVHTFEPELEEKVRLKKIKGWNKAIDRAKKWHDIEDEDQEEEYENEVGYTRIAGSA from the exons ATGTCTCGTCCCATAGACCTTTCTATGTCGTCGGTTAAGAACCCCTCGCCCCTTGCGCCAGGGGGTACCGGGGGCTTTACTCCTGTCTTTGAGGCTTCTCCTGCCAATTCTCCCGCTGGCTCCCGTCGACCTTCTATCTCCCAGCCTTCAGCTCGTCGTCCTTCAGAAGTCTCGGTTTCTCGTAGGCCTTCTGTGAATCATCAATACAGCAGCTACGTCTCACAATATCCTCAACAAGGCGGCCAGTCGCTCTCCCGACGGTCATCTATGGCTTCCGGCCCGCGGCCTATCCGACGGGGCGAATACTCCGGACCTGCCACCCCTTCTGTCCTATCACGAGCAGGTTCGCCCACCTTGCCTCTCGGCAACGAGTTTACTCAAGCTCCAAGGTCATATTTTGAGGGTGCTTCAAGCTATACTCCTTTGGGCGGAACGCGAGAATTGCGCAATGGACAATTCATCGGTAGTCTCGATTGTGGTACGAC CTCTACGCGATTTATCATTTTCGATAAGCGCGCAAAGATTATTGCAGAGCATCAGACAGAATTCGAGCAGATTCTCCCTCATGCAGGTTGGCACGAGCATGACCCTGACTCGTTGATTGAAGCGATGAACGAATGTATCACCAAAGCTGTTGAGAAGCTTGAATGGATGGGCTGGTCCAGAAACAGCGTTAAAGGCATTG GTATCACCAATCAACGAGAGACTACTGTATGCTGGTCACGTTCTACTGGCAAGCCTTTGTGTAATGCGATTGTTTGGGATGATGCGCGGACCATTAGTGTGGTTCgtgagatggagaagaagctcgaCGAGGAGGGCCTAGAAATAGATGACGACGAGGCGGACGAGATCAATCAAAACTCTGAAATTGTGCCAGACGAAGTTGACATGGGGACTGGTACGCAGGAGGCGGCCTTCGGGGAGAAAGGTGACGTTGTAGATGGTGATGCCAGTATAACCGACAAAATTGGAAAAGCGATGGAGGGGCTCGGTCTGTCGGGCAGAGGTAAAGATGGAAAGGCGAAAAAGCGCAgaaagggcaaggaaggTTTGGTAGACGT TACTGGTATTCCTCTCTCTACCTACTTTTCTGCCATCAAACTTCGATGGATGTTGGATCATATGAAGGCTGTCCGAATCGCCCACGAAGCTGATGATCTCATGTTCGGCACCGTCGATACTTGGCTTGTCTAT AACTTGACCGGTGCTAGGAATGGCGGTCTCCATATTATGGATGTTACCAATGCCTCTCGAACACTCCTTATCTCTCTTAAAACACTTCAGTGGcaccctcctctccttcgcTTCTTTGGACTTCGAGCTTCGATCCTTCCCAAGATCGTATCTTCGGCTGAGGTGTACGGCAATATTTCTGATTCACTTGGGTTACCACTTTCCGGTGTTCCAATTGCCGGTATTGTCGGTGATCAGCAGGCGGCGCTGGTCGGCAACAAATGTTTGAAGAAGGGCCAGGCCAAGTGCACTTATGGTACTGGTGCTTTCGTCTTATTCAACACCGGCGAGGACATTGTCAGGAGTAACTATGGTCTAATTTCTACCGTAGCCTTTCAGGCAGGTCCGAACTGTAAGCCTATTTATGCATTGGAAGGTTCTATTGCCGTGGCTGGATCGGCCATAAAATG GCTTCGAGACCAAATGACCCTCATTGAAGAATCTGCCGAGATGGATATCCTTGCTGGATCAGTGTCAGACACTGGAGGTGTCTATTTTGTTACCGCCTTCTCTGGTCTTCTTGCTCCGTACTGGGACCGTGAAGCTGCCGGTACTATCATCGGTCTTACGGGATACACAACTTCTGCCCACATTGCTCGGGCCACCCTTGAGGCCGTGTGTTTCCAAACACGCGCAGTTTTAGATGTcattgagaaggagagtgGTAGCAGGCTTGACACACTCAAGGTTGATGGTGGTGTGACCAATTCAGATTTGGCTATGCAGTTGCAGGCTAACATCGGTGGCTTTAACGTTGCACGACCATCAATGCGCGAGTCTACCGCGCTTGGTTCCGCCTTGCTAGCCGCCCATGCTCTTGGCCTGTTTGGTTGGGATTTGAACCGTCCAGAAACCCTCAGTGAGGTGAACACCGCTGGTGTCCACACCTTCGAGCCTGAgttggaggagaaggttagactgaagaagattaAAGGATGGAATAAGGCTATTGACAGGGCCAAGAAATGGCATGAcattgaggatgaggaccaagaggaagaataCGAAAACGAAGTCGGATACACAAGGATCGCCGGGTCGGCTTAA
- a CDS encoding 40S ribosomal protein, whose amino-acid sequence MHSKGKGMSASALPYRRSQPSWSKATPEEVCDQIFKLARRGLSPSQIGVILRDSQGIPQVKSVTGNKILRILKTNGLAPSIPEDLYHLIKKAVSVRKHLERNRGDKDAKFRMILIESRIHRLARYYIKTQQVPATFKYEAATASTLVA is encoded by the exons ATGCACTccaagggcaagggcaTGTCTGCCTCCGCTCTCCCCTACCGACGTTCTCAGCCTTCTTGGTCCAAGGCCACCCCCGAGGAGGTCTGTGACCAGATCTTCAAGCTCGCCCGACGAGgtctttctccttcccaGATCGGCGTTATCCTCCGTGACTCCCAGGGTATTCCCCAAGTCAAGAGCGTTACCGGCAACAAGATTTTGAGGATCTTGAAGACCAACG GTCTTGCCCCATCTATCCCCGAGGACCTCTACCACCTCATCAAGAAGGCCGTCTCTGTCCGAAAGCACCTCGAGCGAAACAGGGGTGACAAGGATGCCAAATT CCGAATGATTCTCATTGAGTCTCGAATCCACCGTCTCGCCCGATACTACATCAAGACCCAGCAGGTCCCCGCTACTTTCAAGTACGAGGCCGCTACTGCTTCTACCCTTGTCGCTTAA